A single genomic interval of Mariprofundus sp. NF harbors:
- a CDS encoding integration host factor subunit alpha produces MTKAEIAKTVHERVGLTKKESAQIVESVLTEIRQSLEHGDNVKLSGFGHFIVRQKHARRGRNPKTGSDITIEPRSVVTFRASPLLKNKLLDEGER; encoded by the coding sequence GTGACGAAAGCCGAGATCGCAAAAACTGTGCATGAACGGGTTGGGTTGACCAAGAAAGAGTCTGCCCAGATCGTTGAGTCTGTACTCACTGAAATTCGCCAGTCGCTGGAGCACGGCGATAACGTTAAGCTTTCAGGTTTCGGCCACTTTATTGTTCGTCAGAAACATGCCCGTCGTGGTCGTAATCCGAAAACAGGTTCAGATATTACTATCGAGCCACGTTCAGTCGTGACATTCCGTGCTAGTCCTTTGCTCAAGAATAAGTTACTCGATGAGGGTGAGCGATGA
- the ybgF gene encoding tol-pal system protein YbgF, with amino-acid sequence MAVLALCSFLFAGCAKESVGPSWAEDKDSVADSIKALSKSQEIAESTAQIEHIKLNKQLKDLETVNRTQQAQIDALTARIEKLHRKRKVVAKPVAKKKPEAAVETQVAQHRTTPVKAPELPPVAVKRAVVINRAAHAEEEKNAYTSAYLALKSGRFDEASKGFNEQLDAYPQGEYADQAWYWLGEARLAQQALDNAHNAFKYVADHYPESVKHASALLKLGQLSEMEEKNGAAIEYYSRLIKQHPESSLAEQAREALVDLQQSSGVEQQQ; translated from the coding sequence ATGGCCGTCCTTGCATTGTGCTCGTTTCTCTTTGCCGGTTGCGCAAAAGAGAGTGTTGGCCCCAGCTGGGCTGAGGATAAAGATAGTGTTGCTGATTCGATCAAGGCGTTGTCAAAATCCCAGGAGATCGCTGAATCAACAGCACAAATCGAACATATCAAACTGAATAAGCAGTTGAAAGACCTGGAGACGGTTAATCGTACTCAGCAGGCTCAGATTGATGCACTGACTGCCCGTATTGAAAAGCTGCATCGTAAGAGAAAAGTTGTAGCCAAACCTGTTGCGAAAAAGAAGCCAGAAGCCGCCGTGGAAACTCAGGTTGCACAACATCGGACTACACCGGTGAAGGCGCCTGAACTGCCACCCGTAGCTGTTAAGCGCGCTGTTGTTATTAATCGTGCAGCACATGCTGAAGAAGAGAAGAATGCCTATACCTCTGCCTATCTGGCACTGAAAAGTGGTCGTTTTGATGAAGCATCCAAGGGTTTCAATGAGCAGCTTGATGCTTACCCGCAAGGTGAATATGCAGATCAGGCCTGGTACTGGTTAGGTGAAGCACGACTGGCGCAACAGGCGTTGGACAATGCCCATAACGCTTTTAAATATGTAGCTGATCACTATCCTGAAAGTGTTAAACACGCATCTGCACTGCTGAAGCTTGGCCAGCTCTCTGAGATGGAAGAGAAAAATGGCGCTGCTATCGAGTATTACAGTCGCCTGATCAAACAACATCCTGAATCTTCACTGGCTGAGCAGGCGCGTGAGGCCCTTGTTGATCTGCAGCAGAGCAGCGGTGTGGAGCAGCAACAATAA
- a CDS encoding lipoprotein-releasing ABC transporter permease subunit: protein MKQLLFQPHEWMLARRYLRSRRSERFVSLISWSSGIGIAIGVMTLIVVLSVMNGAAAEIRDKMLGFSSHIDVQGPGDTLVDWRGWLTTVEALPEVKRAAPYIQGQVLASYGSRAYGALLKGVDVSRSDDIAQHIIRGRFVDDEGSPFQVVMGKTLVRKLGLDLGDQVRLMSPSGGISPSGAAPRMRGFELVGIFDSGFHEYDVGVVLTPLVAVQKLNRMGDAVTGIELFLHDREIAGQMSSRVKAVLPPNAWIVDWQRRNRAFFNALKTERLAMGVILSLIIMVAVFNMVASLVMVVMERRKEIAILKTIGASRISVMRIVMLMGTMLSGIGTLVGALLGLLLAWKLDVLLAWIETLTGAQFMSGEVYFIDHIPSKVDPVSVAIIVGISLIMGIAATLYPAWRAASVPPAEALRYE, encoded by the coding sequence TTGAAACAGCTTTTGTTCCAGCCACATGAGTGGATGCTGGCGCGTCGCTACCTGCGTTCCCGACGCAGTGAGCGCTTTGTTTCGCTGATCAGCTGGAGTTCAGGCATCGGTATCGCTATTGGTGTGATGACACTGATTGTGGTGTTGTCGGTGATGAATGGCGCGGCGGCTGAAATTCGCGATAAGATGCTCGGTTTCTCCTCCCATATCGATGTACAGGGGCCCGGTGACACCCTGGTCGACTGGCGGGGCTGGCTGACCACTGTTGAGGCGCTGCCTGAAGTGAAACGGGCTGCGCCCTATATTCAGGGGCAGGTATTGGCCTCTTACGGGTCGCGTGCTTACGGGGCACTGCTTAAGGGTGTAGATGTAAGCCGCAGTGATGATATTGCCCAGCACATTATTCGAGGTCGTTTTGTCGATGATGAGGGATCACCTTTTCAGGTGGTGATGGGCAAAACGCTGGTCAGAAAACTGGGGCTCGACCTTGGTGATCAGGTGCGTTTGATGTCGCCATCCGGTGGTATAAGTCCATCCGGTGCAGCACCGCGTATGCGTGGTTTTGAGCTGGTTGGCATCTTTGATTCAGGTTTTCATGAGTATGATGTGGGGGTGGTCCTTACACCACTTGTTGCCGTGCAAAAATTAAATCGTATGGGTGATGCAGTGACCGGTATTGAGCTGTTTCTGCATGATCGTGAAATTGCCGGTCAGATGAGCAGCAGGGTAAAAGCTGTGCTGCCACCCAATGCATGGATTGTTGACTGGCAGCGTCGTAATCGCGCTTTTTTCAATGCCCTGAAAACCGAGCGGCTGGCCATGGGTGTGATTCTATCGCTGATTATTATGGTGGCTGTATTTAATATGGTGGCCTCTCTGGTGATGGTGGTGATGGAGCGGCGCAAAGAGATCGCCATTCTTAAAACCATTGGTGCCTCACGTATTTCGGTGATGCGTATTGTGATGTTGATGGGCACCATGCTCAGCGGCATCGGTACACTGGTTGGTGCACTTTTGGGGCTGCTGCTGGCCTGGAAGCTTGATGTGCTACTGGCTTGGATTGAGACCCTTACCGGAGCCCAGTTTATGTCCGGCGAAGTCTATTTTATCGATCATATCCCATCCAAGGTGGACCCGGTTTCGGTTGCCATCATTGTCGGAATCAGTCTGATTATGGGGATTGCTGCTACCCTCTACCCGGCATGGAGGGCGGCAAGCGTGCCGCCTGCGGAGGCACTGAGATATGAGTGA
- a CDS encoding SLC13 family permease has product MSEHTAASVILGLDPTWVAVSILLVVYGVIMMERYNRAVLALLGAGLMILCGVITQQQAIAGVDFNTIGLLTGMMVIVAISQKTGMFQYVAIKAAKSVKGKPWGILVMLSVVTAVFSAFLDNVTTVLLVAPVTLLITDALGVRPYPYLFAQILASNIGGTATLIGDPPNIMIGSAANLSFLDFLVNLAPITPLIFAVTLLAIWFMFGRDLSATEENQAKVMRFDEDQAIKDVPLLIKSLSVLTLVIIGFTFAHSLGLEPATIAMFGAAVLLFLHTLGLPMQDKDHAYEKVMADTEWTTIFFFVGLFIIVTGVEHTGLIEAMAHQTLELTGGDFVATAGAILWVSAIASALIDNIPFVATMIPLIENMAPTFGGEAAIVPLWWALALGACLGGNGSLIGASANLIVAGFAQRAGHPIIFLVFMKHAFGLMLISIAISHIYLYLRYLS; this is encoded by the coding sequence ATGAGTGAGCATACAGCCGCATCCGTTATCTTAGGGCTTGATCCAACATGGGTCGCTGTTTCGATTCTGCTTGTTGTATATGGCGTGATTATGATGGAGCGCTATAACCGTGCGGTGCTGGCGCTGCTCGGTGCGGGTCTGATGATACTCTGTGGTGTGATTACCCAGCAGCAGGCTATTGCCGGTGTAGATTTCAATACCATCGGGCTGCTTACCGGCATGATGGTGATTGTAGCGATCAGTCAGAAGACCGGCATGTTCCAGTATGTGGCTATCAAAGCGGCCAAGAGTGTGAAAGGTAAGCCGTGGGGCATTCTGGTGATGCTCTCGGTGGTGACAGCCGTCTTCTCTGCCTTTCTCGATAATGTAACGACTGTGCTGCTTGTAGCTCCGGTGACGCTGCTGATCACTGATGCGCTGGGCGTACGTCCATACCCGTATCTCTTTGCCCAGATTCTCGCCTCCAATATAGGTGGCACGGCTACATTGATCGGTGATCCGCCGAACATCATGATCGGCTCTGCTGCTAATCTCAGTTTTCTCGATTTTCTGGTTAACCTTGCTCCGATCACACCGTTGATTTTTGCCGTTACCCTGCTGGCTATCTGGTTTATGTTTGGTCGTGATCTCAGTGCCACAGAGGAGAATCAGGCTAAAGTGATGCGCTTTGACGAGGATCAGGCGATCAAGGATGTTCCACTTCTGATCAAGAGTCTGAGTGTGCTGACGCTGGTGATTATCGGGTTCACCTTTGCTCACAGCTTAGGTCTGGAGCCGGCAACCATTGCCATGTTTGGCGCAGCCGTACTGCTTTTTCTGCATACACTCGGCCTGCCTATGCAGGATAAGGATCACGCCTATGAGAAGGTGATGGCAGATACGGAGTGGACCACCATCTTCTTCTTTGTCGGGCTGTTTATTATCGTCACAGGTGTTGAGCATACAGGCCTGATTGAAGCGATGGCGCATCAAACGCTTGAGCTGACTGGCGGTGATTTCGTGGCCACGGCCGGGGCGATTTTATGGGTTTCAGCCATTGCATCGGCGCTTATCGATAATATTCCCTTTGTAGCCACGATGATTCCGTTGATTGAGAATATGGCGCCCACCTTTGGTGGTGAGGCTGCCATTGTACCGCTCTGGTGGGCACTGGCACTGGGCGCATGCCTTGGTGGTAACGGTTCACTGATCGGTGCATCTGCCAATCTGATCGTCGCCGGTTTTGCCCAGCGGGCAGGGCACCCGATAATCTTTCTGGTATTTATGAAACACGCCTTCGGCCTGATGCTGATCTCCATTGCTATTTCACATATCTACTTGTATCTGCGCTACTTGTCCTGA
- the lysS gene encoding lysine--tRNA ligase produces the protein MNDNVVGQVDPKPQATAQSSEQIQVRREKLARMREAGEAYPNTWRSDHTVAAIFERFAEQESELLNEVSHRVRIAGRIMAHRVMGKSSFVKIQDGSGQIQLFLNRDELGGPDIYNPTRKWDLGDIVGAEGVLFRTKSDELSVRVSHIEMVSKCLRPLPEKWHGLADIETRYRQRYVDLMVTPESRETFRTRSKVVSLLRQGLETRDFIEVETPMLQTQPGGAAARPFTTHHNALDMELFLRIAPELYLKRLLVGGFERVFEINRNFRNEGLDATHNPEFTMVEFYQAYADFADAMDTTEALIRGIADGLGVTLVEWEGVDIDLSQPFRRLRLDESVIEKLPEVSGHANDKALLATVCMRVIPNFKPLITWKAGHYLVALFEEFVEPELDQPTFITHYPVDVSPLARRNNDEPTVTDRFELFVAGREIANGFSELNDPDDQRGRFVAQAQAKAAGDLEAAGIDEDYLRALEFGMPPAAGVGIGVDRLVMMLTGQHSIRDVLLFPHMRPE, from the coding sequence ATGAATGATAACGTAGTGGGGCAGGTTGATCCGAAGCCTCAGGCCACAGCACAGAGCTCAGAACAGATTCAGGTTCGTCGCGAAAAACTTGCGCGTATGCGTGAGGCTGGCGAGGCCTATCCGAATACATGGCGCAGTGATCACACTGTGGCTGCTATTTTTGAGCGCTTTGCAGAGCAGGAGAGTGAACTTCTTAATGAGGTCTCTCACCGTGTTCGTATTGCCGGTCGTATTATGGCCCACCGCGTTATGGGGAAATCGAGCTTTGTCAAAATTCAGGATGGTAGCGGTCAGATCCAGCTCTTCCTGAATCGTGATGAGCTGGGTGGTCCTGATATCTATAATCCGACCCGCAAGTGGGATCTTGGTGATATTGTGGGTGCAGAGGGTGTTCTGTTCAGAACCAAATCTGATGAGCTTTCGGTACGTGTGTCGCATATCGAGATGGTCTCCAAATGTCTGCGTCCTCTGCCTGAGAAGTGGCATGGACTTGCCGATATTGAAACCCGATATCGTCAGCGTTATGTGGATCTAATGGTGACGCCGGAATCACGGGAGACATTCAGAACACGTTCCAAAGTTGTCTCGCTGCTGCGTCAGGGTCTAGAGACACGCGATTTTATCGAAGTGGAGACACCGATGTTGCAGACGCAACCCGGTGGCGCTGCTGCCCGACCATTTACAACGCATCATAATGCTCTGGATATGGAGCTGTTCCTGCGTATCGCTCCGGAGCTCTATCTTAAACGGCTGCTGGTGGGCGGTTTTGAGCGTGTGTTCGAGATTAATCGTAACTTCCGTAATGAGGGGCTGGATGCGACCCATAATCCGGAATTCACCATGGTTGAGTTTTATCAGGCCTATGCCGATTTTGCCGATGCGATGGATACCACTGAGGCGCTGATTCGCGGTATTGCCGATGGCCTTGGCGTAACACTGGTAGAGTGGGAAGGGGTTGATATTGATCTCTCCCAACCTTTCAGGCGCCTTCGCCTTGATGAGTCGGTCATTGAGAAGCTTCCCGAAGTGTCTGGGCATGCCAATGATAAAGCACTGCTGGCGACTGTCTGCATGCGTGTAATCCCCAACTTCAAGCCGTTAATCACCTGGAAAGCGGGTCACTATCTGGTGGCACTGTTTGAAGAGTTTGTTGAACCTGAACTGGATCAGCCGACCTTTATCACCCATTATCCTGTTGATGTTTCCCCGCTGGCACGTCGCAACAATGATGAACCGACAGTCACCGATCGCTTTGAGCTGTTTGTTGCCGGACGCGAAATTGCTAATGGTTTCTCTGAGTTGAATGATCCTGATGATCAGCGTGGCCGTTTTGTGGCACAGGCACAGGCCAAAGCAGCCGGTGATCTTGAAGCTGCCGGCATTGATGAGGATTATCTGCGCGCCCTTGAATTCGGTATGCCCCCGGCTGCCGGTGTCGGTATCGGTGTCGACAGGCTGGTGATGATGCTGACAGGTCAGCACTCGATCCGTGATGTACTGCTCTTCCCGCATATGAGACCGGAATAA
- a CDS encoding MerR family transcriptional regulator: MNAKQALAKAGLQVPELSDKLFFSIREVSDVCGVEPHVLRYWETEFKHIKPVKKSGNRRFYRHRDVYAVLQIKHLLYDLNFTIRGAKKRLLNGDLEDIVEHKDSQTVLRQLKQELLEINKLLD; encoded by the coding sequence ATGAACGCCAAGCAGGCTCTCGCCAAAGCAGGTCTCCAGGTTCCAGAGCTTTCTGATAAGCTCTTTTTTTCTATCCGCGAAGTAAGTGATGTATGTGGTGTTGAGCCGCATGTGCTGCGTTACTGGGAAACCGAGTTCAAACATATTAAACCTGTAAAGAAGAGCGGTAACCGCCGTTTCTATCGTCATCGTGATGTCTATGCGGTGCTGCAGATTAAACATCTTCTCTATGATCTTAATTTCACCATTCGTGGTGCCAAGAAGCGTCTGCTCAATGGTGATCTGGAAGATATTGTCGAACATAAAGATAGCCAGACCGTTCTGCGTCAGCTCAAGCAGGAGTTGCTGGAGATCAACAAACTTCTCGACTGA
- the tolB gene encoding Tol-Pal system beta propeller repeat protein TolB has protein sequence MRLLSVFLLFFSLTLPVSAAEFDIYQSGYRPLQLGLLVSVDDGENERRLFNGVVSDDLESSQSFKVIDPLAYLATFDDSWAKVEYGDWRIVGADILALCKLRREGERWKAEVRVYDLFRTKELATVTIEGGAKQIRRLAHRVADQIYSAALGIPGYFTSHILYVHKRGDYSDLIYMDQDGANNQVVGKNFTLLLSPDWAPDGQKVALNTYVGNRPRLEFFDLQSGGRTAFGEFKGLNSTPEFSPDGRYVAATLSHNTGNTDIHIYDIKTRKWRRFTTNNGIDTTPTWSPDGKWIAFVSNRSGQPQIYRKAVSGGKAHRVSTQGSYNSSPAWSPAGDRIAMISLKNWSYAVATVRPDGSDIRYLVAGKRVESPSWSPNGQMILYSAEEHRVRRVYRVPSWGGRAEPITSPAVDASDPAWSRH, from the coding sequence TTTTTCTCACTCACACTGCCTGTATCGGCTGCCGAATTTGATATCTACCAGTCCGGTTATCGGCCACTTCAGCTGGGCCTGCTGGTCTCGGTTGATGATGGCGAAAATGAACGACGCCTGTTTAATGGTGTGGTCAGTGATGATCTGGAGTCGAGCCAGTCGTTTAAAGTGATTGATCCACTGGCTTATCTGGCAACCTTTGATGATAGCTGGGCCAAGGTTGAATATGGTGACTGGCGCATTGTCGGTGCCGATATCCTTGCCTTGTGCAAATTGCGCAGGGAGGGGGAGCGCTGGAAAGCCGAGGTGAGGGTTTACGACCTGTTCAGGACCAAAGAGCTGGCCACGGTCACCATTGAGGGTGGCGCCAAACAGATTCGCAGACTTGCCCATCGGGTGGCTGATCAGATCTACAGCGCAGCTCTCGGTATTCCCGGTTATTTTACCAGTCATATTCTCTACGTACATAAACGAGGTGATTACTCCGATCTGATCTATATGGATCAGGATGGGGCCAATAATCAGGTGGTGGGTAAGAACTTCACGCTGCTACTCTCTCCTGACTGGGCGCCGGACGGGCAGAAAGTGGCACTCAATACCTATGTGGGTAATCGACCACGACTGGAGTTTTTTGATCTGCAGAGCGGTGGCCGCACCGCCTTTGGTGAGTTCAAAGGTTTGAACTCTACCCCTGAGTTCTCTCCCGATGGCCGTTATGTGGCAGCTACGCTATCGCACAATACCGGTAATACCGATATTCACATCTATGATATCAAAACCAGGAAGTGGCGTCGTTTCACAACCAATAACGGTATTGATACCACGCCGACATGGTCGCCGGATGGCAAATGGATCGCTTTTGTCAGCAATCGCAGCGGTCAGCCTCAGATCTACCGTAAGGCAGTATCCGGCGGTAAAGCACACAGGGTGAGTACCCAGGGCTCTTACAACAGTTCACCGGCCTGGTCTCCGGCGGGTGATCGCATTGCCATGATCTCTCTGAAGAACTGGTCCTATGCTGTGGCAACGGTGCGTCCCGATGGTAGTGATATCCGCTATCTGGTGGCAGGTAAGCGGGTTGAATCACCTTCGTGGTCGCCTAACGGGCAGATGATTCTCTATTCTGCTGAGGAGCACAGGGTTCGTCGTGTTTACCGTGTGCCGAGTTGGGGTGGCAGGGCTGAGCCGATAACCTCACCTGCTGTGGATGCTTCAGACCCGGCCTGGTCTCGCCATTGA
- a CDS encoding ABC transporter ATP-binding protein: protein MSEQPLFEVKGLFKGFDAPAGRLDILKGLQFSLHEGEFLAVVGESGSGKSTMLQILGTLESPDAGEISLEGQSLLNLKEGDQANVRNRKIGFVYQAHHLIPELTALENVCLPLQVQGMDLAKAELRGMELLERLNIGERATHVPAKLSGGEAQRVAVARALAASPCLILADEPTGNLDEHSAQEVFDLLQQLCRQERAAVIMVTHSKALAKACDRTLLLTDGQLVSF, encoded by the coding sequence ATGAGTGAGCAACCACTGTTTGAAGTAAAAGGTCTGTTTAAGGGGTTTGATGCACCTGCCGGTCGTCTTGATATTCTTAAAGGTCTGCAGTTTAGCCTTCATGAAGGTGAGTTCCTTGCTGTAGTGGGGGAGTCAGGCAGCGGCAAATCGACCATGCTGCAGATTCTCGGTACGCTGGAGTCACCTGATGCAGGTGAGATTTCACTTGAGGGGCAATCACTGCTCAATCTCAAAGAGGGTGATCAGGCCAATGTGCGCAATCGCAAGATCGGTTTTGTCTATCAGGCCCACCATCTTATTCCTGAGCTGACTGCGCTGGAGAATGTATGTCTACCACTGCAGGTGCAGGGCATGGATCTCGCTAAAGCTGAACTGCGTGGCATGGAGCTGCTGGAGCGTTTGAATATTGGTGAGCGCGCAACACATGTGCCGGCCAAGCTCTCCGGCGGTGAAGCCCAGCGTGTGGCGGTGGCCAGAGCGCTGGCGGCAAGTCCTTGTCTGATTCTGGCTGATGAACCGACAGGCAATCTGGATGAGCACAGTGCCCAGGAGGTGTTTGATCTTCTGCAGCAGCTCTGCAGGCAGGAGCGGGCAGCGGTGATTATGGTGACCCATAGCAAGGCATTGGCCAAGGCGTGTGACCGGACACTGTTGTTAACAGATGGTCAGTTGGTCTCCTTCTGA
- a CDS encoding radical SAM protein: protein MPCTFIRLAGCPLRCNYCDTTQAIPTDSGSWMDIDAIIEDVRQRARPLVLVTGGEPLAQRNCGELLSRLLGLGIEVQLETSGAYSVAAVPDGVHRIVDVKTPDSGEVARNQLDNMQRLGAGDEIKFVICSRSDYEWSRDFIRNHRLGEGAVVLLSAAWNEISSSDLCAWMLEDALPARLQLQLHKVIWGAEASGV, encoded by the coding sequence ATGCCGTGCACCTTTATCCGGCTGGCAGGTTGTCCGTTACGCTGCAACTATTGTGATACGACACAAGCCATTCCGACCGATAGTGGTAGCTGGATGGATATTGATGCCATTATTGAAGATGTGCGTCAGAGGGCGCGCCCGTTGGTGCTGGTGACCGGTGGTGAGCCCCTTGCCCAGCGCAATTGCGGTGAACTACTGAGCAGGCTGCTTGGACTTGGCATTGAGGTGCAGTTGGAGACTTCAGGTGCATACAGTGTAGCCGCTGTGCCTGATGGAGTGCACCGCATTGTTGATGTGAAAACCCCCGATAGTGGTGAAGTGGCGCGCAATCAACTTGATAATATGCAACGGCTTGGGGCCGGGGATGAGATCAAGTTTGTCATCTGCAGTCGCAGTGATTACGAGTGGTCGCGTGATTTTATCCGCAACCATAGGCTGGGTGAGGGGGCCGTAGTCCTGCTCTCGGCTGCATGGAATGAGATCTCCAGCAGCGATCTCTGTGCATGGATGCTGGAAGATGCGTTGCCGGCGCGTCTGCAACTACAACTACATAAGGTGATCTGGGGTGCCGAGGCCTCAGGTGTCTAA
- the queC gene encoding 7-cyano-7-deazaguanine synthase QueC: MNQTKAVVLLSGGLDSSTALAWAVKKMGWLCHTVAFDYGQRHRVELQASENVARYFGVADHRVIKVDMRMIGHSSLTSDMPVPKDEAGGSDVPTTYVPARNLIFLSLAAGLAETVEATKLVIGANVVDYSGYPDCRPEFLEAFARCAHIGTRAGSEGGVLDIEAPLIKLGKAEIIAMGLELGLDYGLTRSCYDPLPDGMPCGHCDSCYYRQLGFSELGSADPLPYS, encoded by the coding sequence ATGAATCAAACTAAAGCTGTTGTTCTGCTCTCGGGTGGACTGGATTCCAGTACTGCACTGGCCTGGGCTGTTAAAAAAATGGGCTGGTTGTGCCATACCGTTGCCTTTGACTATGGCCAGCGCCACCGTGTTGAGCTGCAGGCCTCAGAAAATGTAGCCCGTTATTTCGGGGTGGCAGACCACCGTGTGATTAAAGTGGATATGCGTATGATAGGCCACTCATCGTTAACCTCAGATATGCCTGTGCCCAAGGATGAAGCCGGTGGATCAGATGTGCCGACTACCTATGTGCCGGCTCGAAATCTTATTTTCCTCTCCCTGGCTGCGGGTCTTGCCGAAACAGTAGAGGCGACCAAACTGGTGATTGGTGCCAATGTCGTTGATTACTCCGGTTATCCCGACTGTCGTCCGGAGTTTCTTGAAGCCTTTGCCCGCTGTGCCCATATCGGTACCCGGGCAGGCAGTGAAGGTGGCGTACTGGATATTGAAGCGCCTTTGATCAAGCTCGGTAAAGCTGAAATTATCGCGATGGGGCTTGAACTTGGTCTTGATTATGGTCTTACGCGCTCCTGCTATGATCCACTGCCTGATGGTATGCCGTGCGGGCACTGTGACTCGTGCTATTACAGGCAGCTTGGCTTTAGTGAGCTTGGCAGCGCTGACCCGTTACCATACTCCTGA
- the ndk gene encoding nucleoside-diphosphate kinase, whose product MPVQRTLSIIKPDAVAKNVIGDIIRRFEENGLSVIATNLTHLSAAEAGRFYAVHAARPFFADLCSFMSSGPILAMVLEGKNAVTLNRQLMGATNPKEAEAGTIRADHADSIDANAVHGSDSEENAAIEVAFFFSDLDLHSRG is encoded by the coding sequence ATGCCAGTTCAACGTACACTATCAATTATTAAGCCGGACGCTGTAGCCAAGAATGTTATCGGTGACATTATCCGCCGTTTTGAAGAGAACGGACTCTCTGTGATCGCAACCAATTTGACGCATCTCAGTGCAGCTGAAGCAGGCCGTTTTTATGCCGTTCATGCCGCGCGTCCGTTCTTCGCAGACCTCTGCTCGTTCATGAGCTCCGGCCCGATCCTGGCCATGGTTCTGGAAGGTAAGAATGCAGTTACACTTAATCGTCAGTTGATGGGTGCAACCAACCCTAAAGAGGCTGAGGCCGGCACTATCCGTGCAGACCATGCTGACTCTATCGATGCCAACGCTGTTCACGGTTCCGACTCCGAAGAGAATGCTGCAATTGAAGTTGCTTTCTTCTTTTCTGATCTGGATTTGCATAGCCGCGGTTAA
- the pal gene encoding peptidoglycan-associated lipoprotein Pal encodes MNFNRSKKQILLVAIASAGLLFAGCQKKVEVTTDKPTETTRAVDSGVAKPSSNAVYFAFDKSDLDAAARATLDANAAWLNANRSANVTVEGNADERGSREYNLALGQRRADAVRDFLSSRGVSADRIDTVSFGEERAACKGTGEACWAQNRRGDIVTR; translated from the coding sequence ATGAATTTCAATCGTTCAAAAAAACAGATCCTCCTGGTAGCTATCGCATCGGCTGGATTGCTGTTTGCTGGCTGTCAGAAGAAGGTGGAAGTGACCACCGATAAGCCAACTGAGACCACGCGTGCAGTGGATTCAGGTGTGGCTAAACCATCATCAAATGCTGTCTATTTTGCTTTTGATAAATCTGATCTGGATGCCGCAGCAAGGGCAACTCTGGATGCGAATGCAGCATGGTTGAATGCCAACCGTAGTGCAAATGTTACCGTTGAGGGTAATGCTGATGAACGCGGAAGCCGTGAATACAACCTGGCTCTGGGTCAGCGTCGTGCTGATGCAGTTCGTGATTTCCTCTCCTCTCGTGGCGTAAGTGCAGATCGTATTGATACTGTATCATTCGGTGAAGAGCGTGCGGCATGTAAGGGTACTGGTGAAGCGTGCTGGGCTCAGAATCGTCGTGGTGACATTGTCACCCGTTAA